Proteins from a genomic interval of Quercus lobata isolate SW786 chromosome 11, ValleyOak3.0 Primary Assembly, whole genome shotgun sequence:
- the LOC115967067 gene encoding uncharacterized protein LOC115967067, whose translation MVVSDGGPVFINAIDGSGEFKNKHYIVGVLEDAIEEIEHEKVVLVIIDNTTMMKSAGVLIEAKNTEKNEVTYDECSWITRIVNDASFIRIYIMNHLTRLAMFNEFCPLKLLQVVDTRFASVVVMLKRLKLIKRCLQAMAISDQCASYREDDVGKAQNVKDMILSDRWWDTVDYILEFPTPIYDMLRVANTDKSCLHLVYEMWDLMIECNEEYENIATKMWDIARDSWNESDIHGGAGILENVALTLDEP comes from the exons atggtTGTATCAGATGGGGGTCCAGTGTTTATAAATGCAATTGATGGGTCAGGTGAGTTCAAAAACAAACATTATATTGTTGGGGTGTTGGAGGATGCTATAGAAGAGATTGAACATGAAAAAGTTGTCCTGGTCATCATTGATAATACTACTATGATGAAGTCGGCTGGAGTTCTTATTGAAG CAAAAAATACTGAAAAGAATGAAGTTACATATGATGAATGTAGTTGGATTACACGTATTGTTAATGATGCATCCTTCATACGTATTTATATCATGAACCATTTAACGAGGTTGGcaatgtttaatgaattttgtcCATTAAAACTACTCCAAGTTGTTGATACTAGATTTGCTTCGGTTGTTGTAATGCTGAAAAGgttgaagttgataaaaagatGTCTTCAAGCCATGGCTATTAGTGACCAATGTGCTTCTTATAGGGAGGATGATGTTGGAAAAGCTCAAAATGTGAAAGATATGATTCTAAGTGATCGTTGGTGGGATACTGTTGATTACATCCTTGAATTCCCAACACCTATTTATGATATGCTACGAGTAGCCAACACAGATAAGTCTTGTCTTCATCTTGTGTATGAGATGTGGGATTTGATGATAGA GTGCAATGAGGAGTACGAAAATATAGCAACAAAGATGTGGGATATTGCAAGAGATTCTTGGAATGAGAGCGACATACATGGAGGAGCTGGAATTCTTGAGAATGTTGCCCTTACACTTGATGAGCCATAG